Part of the Rhizobium sp. WYJ-E13 genome is shown below.
AGTATCTCGCCTCGCTCGGCGTCGCTCAATAATAGAAACAGGCGGCGGGATGATCATCTCGCCGCCATCCCGAGCCTCAGTCGCGCATCGCCCAGCGAATGCCGGCGGCGACGGAGAGGCCGAGAAGCGGCCATATCGCCCAGAATATCCCATGCCACGTCAGCATGTTGATAACGACAATGCCGATCCCGACAACGGCAAGTGCAGCAATCCGCTGGTCGAACCGGCCCTGCATCCGCACCCATATCATGGCCGCGAAAAAGGCGAAGGCAAGCAGAGGCCAGACGGCCCAGAACTCGCCTTCCCAAGTGGCAATATTGATGACGACGAGCATGGCGCAGATGACGGCCAGGATGCCGGCGAGCTTACGCAGCCGGCCGCGCGGCGGCAGGGCCGGGGCCGGCCTTGGCGCCGGCATTTCGACGGAACGATCCGGAGAGGTTGTCGGCTCCTGCGGCTGAATTCCGAGATCGCCGATGCGCACGACATAGCTCGGCACGGCATCGGCGACATTCTTCATCTCCAGTGCCCCCAGAAAGTCGAATCCAACAGCCACCTTGTTGCGCACCTGATCGTAGACGGTATTCGAGATCACGATGCCCCCGGCAGGCGCCGAGGTTTGCAGCCGCGCGGCTATATTGACGCCGTCGCCATAGATATCGTCTCCTTCGACGATGACGTCGCCGAGATTGATTCCGATACGAAAGAGCATGCGCCCGTCCATGGGCCGCGCCGCATTCTTGCCGGCAAGCTCGTTCTGCACGTCGATCGCCGCCCGTACCGCCTCCACGACGCTCGGGAAATCCGCAAGCAGCCCATCGCCCCATGTGTTGACCACCCGCCCGCCATGCGATGCGATGAGCCGGGACATGGCATCGCGATAGTGTTTGAGCATGGCGAGCGTGCCTTCCTCATCCTCGCCCATCATGCGCGTATAGTCCTGCACGTCTGCTGCAAAGATCGTCGTCAGCTTGCGTTGTGTCTCGCTCATGAAATCCCCCATCGAGGCGGGTATGCTGCTGGATTCTTCAACCTATAGGTGTGATCGCAATCTTGCTTCCGGTAATCCGCACTGGTGCGAACAGCCGTCCCACATTTCTAGAACTGCGTAATCACGCTGATTCCCGTGCCTTCGGCCTTGTCGAGTGTCATCAGCGCTGGCACGGCTTCGGCAAGGCTGATGCACCGGCCGATCAGTTTCTGCGGCGCGATCT
Proteins encoded:
- a CDS encoding adenylate/guanylate cyclase domain-containing protein, which codes for MSETQRKLTTIFAADVQDYTRMMGEDEEGTLAMLKHYRDAMSRLIASHGGRVVNTWGDGLLADFPSVVEAVRAAIDVQNELAGKNAARPMDGRMLFRIGINLGDVIVEGDDIYGDGVNIAARLQTSAPAGGIVISNTVYDQVRNKVAVGFDFLGALEMKNVADAVPSYVVRIGDLGIQPQEPTTSPDRSVEMPAPRPAPALPPRGRLRKLAGILAVICAMLVVINIATWEGEFWAVWPLLAFAFFAAMIWVRMQGRFDQRIAALAVVGIGIVVINMLTWHGIFWAIWPLLGLSVAAGIRWAMRD